Proteins found in one Cellulomonas palmilytica genomic segment:
- a CDS encoding RNA polymerase sigma factor has protein sequence MTPTARDDAIDDLLRRYGPQVVGALTRRYRDLDGAEDAVQEALLAAATRWPTDGVPDDPRAWLVTTANRRYLDTLRSDSARRTRERRVSGEPAPGAATQEDDSLVVLFLCCHPALRPASAIALALRAVGGLTTAEIARAYGVPEATMAQRISRAKKQVVLSGRPFALPVGDERDERLRSVLHVLYLMFNEGYTARTGDALVRADLCDEAVRLARMVVAAFPDEAEAAGLLTLLLLLDARRPARTDGAGNLVPLPAQDRTRWDASAVAEGLALVDRLLSRGAVGEYQLQAAIAAEHDRAPTADATDWPRIAALYALLEDLTGSLVVTLNRAVAVAMVDGPHAGLVVLDGVQDAVPDDEQDDDVHRRPTAFAGDPHRLPALRAHLLEQTGDTAGALREYRRAHAVVTNLAERRHLAAQIARLERG, from the coding sequence CTGACCCCCACCGCGCGCGACGACGCGATCGACGACCTGCTGCGCCGGTACGGGCCGCAGGTCGTCGGCGCGCTCACCCGCCGCTACCGCGACCTCGACGGCGCGGAGGACGCCGTGCAGGAGGCACTGCTGGCCGCCGCGACCCGCTGGCCCACGGACGGCGTCCCGGACGACCCGCGCGCGTGGCTCGTCACCACCGCGAACCGGCGCTACCTCGACACGCTCCGCAGCGACAGCGCCCGGCGGACCCGCGAGCGCCGGGTATCGGGCGAGCCGGCGCCCGGCGCCGCCACGCAGGAGGACGACAGCCTCGTCGTGCTGTTCCTGTGCTGCCATCCCGCGCTGCGCCCCGCGTCCGCCATCGCACTCGCCCTACGGGCGGTCGGCGGGCTCACCACCGCGGAGATCGCCCGCGCGTACGGCGTGCCCGAGGCCACCATGGCGCAGCGGATCAGCCGGGCGAAGAAGCAGGTCGTGCTCTCCGGGCGGCCGTTCGCCCTCCCGGTGGGAGACGAGCGCGACGAGCGGCTGCGCAGCGTGCTGCACGTGCTCTACCTCATGTTCAACGAGGGGTACACGGCCCGGACCGGCGACGCCCTGGTCCGCGCGGACCTGTGCGACGAGGCGGTGCGCCTTGCGCGGATGGTGGTCGCCGCGTTCCCCGACGAGGCGGAGGCGGCGGGCCTGCTCACGCTCCTGCTCCTGCTGGACGCACGCCGCCCCGCCCGCACGGATGGTGCCGGGAACCTGGTGCCCCTGCCCGCGCAGGACCGGACCCGCTGGGACGCCTCCGCCGTGGCCGAGGGGCTCGCCCTCGTCGACCGCCTGCTGTCCCGCGGCGCCGTGGGCGAGTACCAGCTGCAGGCCGCCATCGCCGCGGAGCACGACCGCGCCCCCACCGCGGACGCGACCGACTGGCCGCGGATCGCCGCGCTGTACGCGCTGCTGGAGGATCTGACGGGCAGCCTCGTCGTCACGCTGAACCGCGCCGTCGCGGTCGCGATGGTCGACGGGCCGCACGCCGGGCTCGTCGTGCTGGACGGGGTGCAGGACGCCGTCCCGGACGACGAACAGGACGACGACGTGCACCGGCGGCCCACGGCCTTCGCCGGGGACCCCCACCGGCTCCCGGCGCTACGCGCTCACCTGCTCGAGCAGACCGGTGACACCGCCGGCGCCCTCCGGGAGTACCGGCGCGCGCACGCCGTCGTCACCAACCTGGCCGAGCGTCGTCATCTCGCGGCGCAGATCGCGCGCCTCGAACGCGGCTGA
- a CDS encoding YciI family protein, which produces MPKYLLIVDFQPGVDDTPMSEWDPAEVDAHLAYYGRLNAELEASGELVGGTILTGPDLAFVVRSDGTAPVVTDGPFQEFKEWVAGFQVIDVESRERAVEIAALVSAVPGRGGVPLQQPIQVRQVMDAGPADADEMREWLRDAGEGA; this is translated from the coding sequence ATGCCGAAGTACCTGCTGATCGTCGACTTCCAGCCCGGCGTCGACGACACCCCGATGTCCGAGTGGGACCCCGCCGAGGTGGACGCGCACCTGGCCTACTACGGGCGGCTGAACGCCGAGCTCGAGGCGAGCGGCGAGCTCGTGGGCGGCACGATCCTCACCGGGCCGGACCTCGCGTTCGTCGTCCGGTCGGACGGCACCGCTCCCGTGGTGACGGACGGGCCGTTCCAGGAGTTCAAGGAGTGGGTCGCCGGGTTCCAGGTCATCGACGTCGAGTCCCGCGAGCGGGCGGTCGAGATCGCCGCGCTGGTGTCCGCCGTGCCCGGCCGCGGCGGGGTACCGCTGCAGCAGCCGATCCAGGTGCGGCAGGTCATGGACGCGGGACCGGCCGACGCGGACGAGATGCGCGAGTGGCTGCGGGACGCGGGTGAGGGCGCCTGA